A region of Tolypothrix sp. NIES-4075 DNA encodes the following proteins:
- a CDS encoding ABC transporter substrate-binding protein codes for MKFPSIFSIIRHFRLSVILALITALTVSACNPANFKTEAAQVPQLVSAALGEPSTFNPALNESAYSVFGFIFDSLISLNPLTTKLEPALAESWQVTDNGQRIVITLRPGLKWSDGQPMTADDIVFSYNDVYLNPKVPTPTKDALKIGESGKLPTVKKLDDRRVEFRVPEPFAPFLNLVGGIEILPAHILKKSTQTKGSDGNLQFLSMWTTGTNLKEIVGNGPYVMESYTPSQRVIFKRNPYYWRKDAQGKPQPYIERVVYQIIESTDNQLISFRSGQLDDLEVAPEGFSLLKQEEKRAKFKIYNGGPDTSTTFIAFNLSKAKNSKGQPFVDPIKSRWFNKKEFRQAIAYALDRETMKTNAFRGLGVLQNSFVYVKSPFFLPPEKGLKVYNHDPEKAKKLLLQAGFKYNSANQLVDADGNQVRFTLLTNSERKVRGDMAAQIRRDLAKLGIRVDLQILSFNAYLDKLKVAQNWDCYLGGFAGGGIEPHSASNIWRLNGASHAFNIAPQPGESGITGWEAADWEKEIDRLYIKGAQEVDENKRKQYYYEYQRIASEQLPFIHLVERLNLEAVRDRFSGVKYTALGGPFWNLYELKVTN; via the coding sequence ATGAAATTTCCGAGCATCTTTTCCATAATCAGGCATTTTCGTTTATCAGTGATTCTGGCTTTAATTACAGCACTTACAGTTAGTGCCTGTAACCCGGCTAATTTTAAAACCGAAGCAGCGCAAGTCCCGCAACTTGTCAGCGCTGCGTTGGGTGAGCCTTCAACTTTTAACCCAGCGCTGAATGAGTCGGCATATAGCGTTTTTGGTTTTATTTTTGACTCATTGATTTCGCTAAACCCCCTCACCACTAAGCTAGAACCTGCTTTAGCTGAGTCTTGGCAAGTTACTGATAATGGACAGCGGATTGTAATTACTTTACGACCAGGACTTAAGTGGTCAGATGGTCAACCAATGACGGCTGATGATATTGTTTTTAGCTACAACGATGTTTACCTAAATCCCAAAGTACCTACGCCTACTAAAGATGCTTTAAAAATTGGCGAAAGCGGTAAGTTGCCGACAGTAAAAAAACTCGACGATCGCCGAGTAGAATTTAGAGTACCGGAACCGTTTGCTCCTTTCTTAAACTTGGTAGGTGGAATAGAAATTTTGCCGGCTCATATTCTCAAAAAATCTACCCAAACCAAGGGTTCTGATGGCAATCTCCAGTTTCTATCAATGTGGACGACAGGAACCAATCTCAAAGAAATTGTTGGCAACGGTCCCTATGTAATGGAAAGCTACACTCCCAGTCAGCGAGTGATATTTAAGCGCAACCCTTACTATTGGCGCAAAGATGCTCAAGGTAAACCTCAACCTTATATTGAGCGAGTTGTTTACCAAATTATTGAATCTACTGATAACCAGTTAATTAGTTTTCGTTCTGGACAATTGGATGATTTAGAAGTAGCTCCGGAAGGATTTAGTTTACTCAAACAAGAGGAAAAGCGAGCGAAGTTTAAAATATATAACGGTGGACCAGATACAAGTACAACTTTTATTGCTTTCAACCTGAGTAAAGCTAAAAATTCCAAGGGTCAGCCTTTTGTAGATCCAATCAAGTCTCGCTGGTTTAATAAAAAAGAATTTCGGCAAGCTATAGCTTATGCCCTTGACCGCGAAACGATGAAGACAAACGCTTTTCGGGGATTGGGTGTATTGCAAAATTCCTTTGTTTATGTTAAAAGCCCTTTCTTCTTACCGCCAGAAAAAGGCTTAAAGGTTTACAATCACGATCCAGAAAAGGCGAAGAAATTACTTTTACAAGCAGGCTTCAAATATAACTCGGCAAATCAATTGGTAGATGCTGACGGCAATCAAGTACGATTCACTTTGCTAACAAATTCCGAAAGGAAAGTTAGAGGAGATATGGCAGCGCAAATCAGACGGGATTTGGCTAAACTAGGGATTAGAGTTGATTTGCAAATTCTCAGTTTCAACGCTTATTTAGATAAACTGAAAGTCGCTCAAAATTGGGATTGTTACCTTGGTGGATTTGCTGGAGGGGGAATTGAACCTCATTCTGCTAGCAATATCTGGAGACTTAATGGTGCATCTCACGCATTTAATATTGCTCCACAACCGGGAGAGTCGGGGATAACTGGTTGGGAAGCTGCTGACTGGGAAAAGGAAATTGATCGTCTTTATATTAAAGGAGCGCAGGAAGTTGATGAAAACAAGCGTAAGCAATATTATTACGAATATCAGCGCATCGCTTCGGAACAGTTGCCGTTTATTCATTTGGTGGAACGGTTGAATCTAGAAGCAGTACGCGATCGCTTCTCTGGTGTGAAGTACACTGCTCTTGGTGGTCCATTCTGGAACCTCTACGAATTGAAAGTTACTAATTAG
- the ispF gene encoding 2-C-methyl-D-erythritol 2,4-cyclodiphosphate synthase codes for MTNIRIGNGYDIHRLVSDRSLILGGVKIPHEVGLFGHSDADVLTHAIMDAMLGALSLGDIGHYFPPSDAQWAGADSLILLAQVDKLIRDRGWQIGNIDSVVVAERPKLKPHIDKMRDKLAGVLHLSPNQVGIKATTNEKLGPVGREEGICAYAVVLLMAE; via the coding sequence ATGACTAATATTCGCATTGGTAACGGTTATGATATTCACCGACTGGTGAGTGATCGCTCTTTAATTTTGGGAGGTGTTAAGATTCCTCACGAGGTTGGTTTGTTCGGACATAGTGATGCTGATGTCCTGACGCACGCGATTATGGACGCGATGTTGGGTGCTTTGTCTTTGGGAGATATTGGACATTATTTCCCCCCTAGCGATGCTCAATGGGCGGGGGCTGATAGTTTAATCTTATTAGCTCAAGTAGATAAACTGATACGCGATCGCGGTTGGCAAATTGGCAATATTGATTCGGTTGTAGTCGCAGAACGTCCAAAGTTAAAACCACATATTGATAAAATGCGCGACAAACTAGCAGGTGTTTTGCATCTTTCACCGAATCAAGTTGGTATCAAAGCCACGACTAATGAAAAATTAGGTCCGGTGGGACGCGAAGAAGGTATTTGTGCTTATGCTGTTGTTTTGTTAATGGCTGAGTAA
- a CDS encoding PIN domain-containing protein — translation MILYIETNFLMGIAKGQDPQAQNLLLNTPTYIAIVIPSICYVEALTTLEQEEKYNEDFLRRLDIQINEAERDKTSENSRLLRSLLNQSRIKFLDRINDIKERFDTAFNQLNTKTKIITLNIEIIQGNLNTNILDKHIMDKLILECITYHARLHTSETKVFLSSNSKEFGKR, via the coding sequence GTGATACTTTACATTGAAACTAATTTTTTGATGGGCATTGCTAAAGGACAAGATCCGCAAGCACAAAATTTACTGCTGAATACGCCTACTTATATCGCTATAGTAATACCGAGCATTTGTTATGTTGAAGCTCTTACAACATTGGAGCAAGAGGAAAAATACAACGAAGATTTCCTCCGCAGGTTAGATATCCAAATTAATGAAGCCGAGCGAGATAAAACTTCAGAAAACTCAAGGTTACTACGTTCCTTGCTAAACCAATCTAGAATTAAATTTCTGGATCGAATAAACGATATTAAAGAACGTTTTGATACAGCGTTTAATCAGCTTAATACTAAGACAAAAATAATTACATTAAATATTGAGATTATTCAGGGTAATTTAAATACAAATATTTTGGATAAACACATTATGGATAAATTAATTTTAGAGTGTATAACTTACCATGCACGCTTACATACTAGTGAAACAAAAGTATTTTTAAGTAGCAATTCCAAAGAATTTGGTAAACGGTAA
- the larB gene encoding nickel pincer cofactor biosynthesis protein LarB, whose product MTDEKDLRSLLQAVANGNVTPNVALDKLKNLAYEPVGEFAKIDHHRQLRTGFPEVIWGPGKTPAQIAQIMEVMRSRNPVVMATRIEPEVYTTLEAKIQGLRYFDLARICAIAPPTIEPQYSGNIGILSAGTADLPVAEEAAVTAELSGFRVERLWDVGVAGIHRLLNNRHVIDSASVLIVVAGMEGALPSVVAGLADCPVIAVPTSIGYGASFGGLAPLLTMLNSCAAGVGVVNIDNGFGAAVLAGQILRTANKLGTGD is encoded by the coding sequence ATGACCGATGAAAAAGATTTGCGATCGCTCCTACAAGCAGTCGCTAATGGTAACGTTACTCCAAATGTGGCGTTAGACAAACTGAAAAACTTAGCTTATGAGCCTGTCGGTGAATTTGCCAAAATCGACCACCATCGTCAACTAAGAACTGGTTTTCCAGAGGTGATTTGGGGACCGGGCAAAACTCCGGCTCAAATTGCTCAAATTATGGAAGTGATGCGATCGCGTAACCCGGTGGTGATGGCTACGCGAATTGAACCAGAAGTCTATACCACACTTGAAGCAAAAATTCAAGGTTTGCGATACTTCGACTTGGCGCGAATTTGTGCGATCGCTCCTCCAACTATTGAACCTCAGTATTCTGGTAATATTGGCATTCTTTCGGCTGGTACTGCTGATTTACCTGTAGCGGAAGAAGCTGCTGTCACCGCTGAACTTTCTGGTTTCCGCGTAGAACGTCTTTGGGATGTCGGTGTTGCCGGTATTCACCGCTTGCTGAATAACCGCCATGTCATCGATTCAGCTTCGGTGTTAATTGTCGTAGCGGGGATGGAAGGCGCTTTACCCAGTGTAGTCGCGGGTTTGGCAGATTGTCCGGTAATTGCCGTTCCCACTAGCATCGGTTACGGTGCAAGTTTTGGCGGGTTAGCACCCCTCTTGACAATGCTCAATTCATGTGCAGCGGGGGTAGGGGTGGTGAATATTGATAATGGCTTTGGTGCAGCAGTTTTAGCGGGGCAGATTTTGCGGACTGCGAATAAGCTGGGGACTGGGGATTA